AGACCTACAGATTTTTATAAAATAGATTTTGACGATAAAGGCTGGGATAATTTTAAGGTGCCCGCCAACTGGGAAGTGAATGGTTACGGGCTTCCAATTTATGTAAACCAACCATACGAATTTGCTGGCCGACAATTAACCGGAGCCAGAATGAACCCGCCATTCGATATTCCTGCTGATAACAATCCGGTAGGTTCTTACCGAAAAAAAATCAATATTCCGGCCAATTGGGGCGATAAACAAGTGTTTATCAGTTTGGGCGCGGTTAAATCGGCATTTTACATTTGGGTAAACGGCAAAAAAGTAGGTTATAGTGAAGATAGTAAACTGGCTGCGGAGTTTGATATTACCAAATATGTTAAACCAGGCGAAAATACCATTGCACTTCAGGTATACCGTTGGAGTGATGGCAGTTATTTAGAATGCCAGGACATGTGGCGCATTTCTGGTATTGAACGCGAGGTGTATTTGTATGCCACTCCAAAACTCGATATCCACGATTTTAAAGTGACAGGAACGCTTGATGCAACTTACACCAATGGACTTTTAAACGTGGATTTAGCCGTTCAGAATTATAAAATAGACCAACGCACCAACCATAGCCGCCCAGATAGTTTTTATGTAGCGCTTGATCTGGTTGATGCCAAGGGCAACAATGTCTGGAAAGAGGCTACCAAACTGCAAAAAGTATTGGGTAATTATAAAACCAATCTTGCTTTCAAAACGCAGGTTAATAATGTTAAAAACTGGTCGGCAGAAGTACCTTACCTTTATACCCTGTACATCACTTTAAAAGATAAAAATGATAAAATAATTGAAGTGATTCCACAACGCGTGGGTTTCCGATCGGTAGAAATTAAGGGCAGCGATTTACTGGTTAACGGTAAACGTGTATTTTTAAAAGGTGTAAACAGGCACGAGCACAATGCCACGCAGGGCCATACCTTAACACATGCCGATATGGAAAAAGATATGGAAATGATGAAAAAGCTGAATGTAAATGCAGTGCGCCATTCTCATTATCCGCCAGATCCTTATTGGATGGAACTTTGTGATGAATATGGTTTGTACGTAATAGACGAAGCCAATATCGAATCACATGGTCGTTATTATAGTTTGGAAACTACTTTTGCCAACGATAAACAATGGCGTATTCCTCATCTTGAGCGCATTACACGTATGTATGAACGTGATAAAAACCATGCTTCGGTAATCACCTGGTCGTTAGGTAACGAAGCCGGTAACGGGGTTAACTTTTATGAAGCTTACGAGTGGTTAAAAGGGAAAGATTTCCGCCCGGTACAGTATGAAAGGGCTGAGAGCGACTTCAACACTGATATGATTGTGCCGCAATACCCTTCACCAAATTATCTGCCACGTTATTCGAAACAGGAAAAAGAAACCCGTCCGTTTATCATGAGCGAGTACGCACACATTATGGGCAACAGTTTGGGTAATTTTAAAGAGTATTGGGATGCCATCGAAAACAACCCTAAACTACAGGGTGGTTTTGTGTGGGAATGGATTGATCAGGCGATTGATACTGTTAAAAACGGTAAGCGCATTATGGCTTATGGTGGCGATTTCCCGTTAAGCGGCCCTGTTGATGAAAATTTTAGCGACAATGACTTTTGTGTTAAAGGTGTAGTAACGGCATATCGTGGAATGACACCTATGGCCGTTGAGCTTAAAAAAGTGCATCAGTATATTAAAACCACCTTTAATGGTACCAACCAGATTAATGTAAACAATAGTTATTTCTTTAAAGATATAAGTAATGTACAGTTAAACTGGGAGCTGATTGAGGATGGAAAAGTGGTACAAACCGGGGTGGTAAATAATCTAAATGTTGGACCACGTCAAACCGAAACCCTAACCATTCCTTTTAACACTAAATTTGCTGCTGGTAAAGAGTATTTCTTAAATGTTCGGTACCGCTTAAAAAATGCTGAGCCATTTTTAGAGAAAGGTTATGAAATTGCTTATGAGCAGATTGCTTTAGCTGGTGCGCCTAAGGCCAACACTTACGCTGCTGGTAAAAAAGCTTTAAAGGTTGAGCAAACTGCCGATCGTGCAATAGTTAAAGGCAGCGATTTTACCATTACTTTCGATCTGAAAAAAGGTACTTTAATCAGTTATCTGTCTAAAGGTCGCGAATTATTGGTAGCTGGGCCACAACTAGGCTTTTACAGAGCACCAACCGATAATGACATTGGTGCAGGTTTGAATACCAGATTAAGGATGTGGCGTAATGTGTATCAGAATAATGATGCAGCCAATATCAAATCGACTGTAAATTCGACTGCTGAAGGCTTTACCTTAACCGTTAAATCATCG
The nucleotide sequence above comes from Pedobacter riviphilus. Encoded proteins:
- a CDS encoding glycoside hydrolase family 2 TIM barrel-domain containing protein; amino-acid sequence: MNRKLTILFTLLFIAGQISAQDLPSELQTPEVVSVNRLPMRASAFAFENQELAAKRAKEKSAYFLSLNGTWKFNWVKDPRKRPTDFYKIDFDDKGWDNFKVPANWEVNGYGLPIYVNQPYEFAGRQLTGARMNPPFDIPADNNPVGSYRKKINIPANWGDKQVFISLGAVKSAFYIWVNGKKVGYSEDSKLAAEFDITKYVKPGENTIALQVYRWSDGSYLECQDMWRISGIEREVYLYATPKLDIHDFKVTGTLDATYTNGLLNVDLAVQNYKIDQRTNHSRPDSFYVALDLVDAKGNNVWKEATKLQKVLGNYKTNLAFKTQVNNVKNWSAEVPYLYTLYITLKDKNDKIIEVIPQRVGFRSVEIKGSDLLVNGKRVFLKGVNRHEHNATQGHTLTHADMEKDMEMMKKLNVNAVRHSHYPPDPYWMELCDEYGLYVIDEANIESHGRYYSLETTFANDKQWRIPHLERITRMYERDKNHASVITWSLGNEAGNGVNFYEAYEWLKGKDFRPVQYERAESDFNTDMIVPQYPSPNYLPRYSKQEKETRPFIMSEYAHIMGNSLGNFKEYWDAIENNPKLQGGFVWEWIDQAIDTVKNGKRIMAYGGDFPLSGPVDENFSDNDFCVKGVVTAYRGMTPMAVELKKVHQYIKTTFNGTNQINVNNSYFFKDISNVQLNWELIEDGKVVQTGVVNNLNVGPRQTETLTIPFNTKFAAGKEYFLNVRYRLKNAEPFLEKGYEIAYEQIALAGAPKANTYAAGKKALKVEQTADRAIVKGSDFTITFDLKKGTLISYLSKGRELLVAGPQLGFYRAPTDNDIGAGLNTRLRMWRNVYQNNDAANIKSTVNSTAEGFTLTVKSSLLKGDAETTQQFTVLADGTVKVDNQFKAVTGNYKSLMRIGNDLQLKNEYSNIQWYGRGPGENYVDRKTASLIGTYKSTVADQYFSYARPQESGNKTEVRWVNFTDKAGKGLRFEFADQLLSFNALPYAVEDLDPEAEKKQYHSGELVKRNQIYVHMDLQQLGVQGIDSWGSMPLIQYQIPFKDYQYSYYIKPIK